The Candidatus Hamiltonella defensa 5AT (Acyrthosiphon pisum) DNA window TTACGGATCTTAGCCTGCCAATCGTGGCACCCAAAACAGCGCTGACCTCGTTGAGAATATCCGTAGAGGCTGGCATGTCGTGGGCAAAGTCTCTTTCATCGAATAAACCAGAGGTTTGACCTGCTTTTGATAACGGGCTATTTTGTCTTGAAACAGGTGCCGTGTCTTTTCGTCTGCCTTGGGGTGACCCCGCATTTTTTTATAGGTCAGACGCCATCTTTTCAATGCCTGACAGATAGATTTCTGGCGAAGCCCAAAACGAGCCGCGCGTTCCCGTTGATAAGCATCGGGGTATTGCCGTTCATCTTTGTCTATCTTACGCCGACGCGGGCAGAGGGTTTTGGCTCTATTCGTCTTAACCAACGAGTCAGGATATCGGTACCCATATGAAACCTCTTTGCGGTTTCTCTGATACTCAGTCCCTCTTGCTCTCAAATACTCAGGATTTTTTTACGTAAATCAAGTGAATAACTCATATTAAATTCATTCTGATTGTTTTTTACACTGTAACTAAAATTAAAGCTTTTAGCTATACCAGTTTTTAATCAATGACGCCCCTATTTCTGCAATCTGCTTATTTCGCTCATCCATAGTCGCCTGAGTCTCCGTTAAGTAAATCACAACGATGCGCGAGGGTTTTCCATCAGCTCCCAGCGCCGCTATAATACCGCGAGAACCGTGATTACCCGCGCCGGTTTTATCGGCGATAAACCAGTTGGCAGGAAGTACCGAACGCAAAAGTGGGCCACCAACTTTGTTCATTACCATCCAGGTCTGTAACTGCTGTCGTGATTTGACGGAAAGTATCTTACCGGTTAATAGGTTGTGTAGCGTCTGTGCCATGATTTTAGGCGTAGTAGTATCACGTTCGTCGCCCGGCAGGGCTTGGTTCAACTCCGTCTCCCAGCGATCGAGGCGGGTAACCTGGTCACCCGTTTTTTGCAAAAACGAAGTAAGTCCCTTAGGTCCTCCAATCGTAGATAGAAGCAGATTGGCCGCAGTGTTATCGCTCACAGTTATGGCGGCACTGCATAGTTCGGCTACGGTCATACCGTCTGCAAGATGTTGTTTAGTCATAGGAGAGTACTTAACCAAATCACTCTGGCGGTACTTTATGCGACGATCGAGCTGCTCTAGCCCGGCGTCAACACGTGATAATACCGCTCCACACAGCAGAACTTTAAACGTGCTCATCATCGGAAAACGTTCTTCAGGGCGATAAGTATTTAGGATCTGACCGTTGGCGAGATCGAGTTCTACATAACCCACTCGCGCATTAAGCTGTCTTTCAGACTCTTTTACTTTATCTATAGTCGCCTGATGTGCCAAAGCTGGCAGGGAAAAGGCAGCAAAAATGGAAATAAGGGTTAAACGAAAAGATTCCATACTGTTTCCTTGGAGACAAAATATTAAAAATAAATCATTAAAAACAAATAGATAATTTTTTTTGATTAAAATAGGCAATAAAATACAATAATAAAATGGAACAAAACGCTACATTTTAAGTGTTATTTAACAATCGCTTAGTCTTTATTATGACCTGTAGTTTTGCTTAAAATAGGGAAAAGATTGTTGTCTTTAATGTTTTTTTGAAAACCCGTTGCTGCATAATTTTGTCAAACAGTCAGGCTTGGCAAACAAAAATAATTTAATTATTCAAAAATTCAGATCACACTGATCAATTTGATTGACGCTTTAAGTTGTTTTTGTAAGATAAGTTTTATTGACGTGAGCAAAATTTTCGATACCCAACCAGTCTTCATCACTTCTGAGCCCTACAAAAAACGTGATCATCAAAATATCTTCCAGTTGGTGCAGTTTGTTGCGGATCTGATGAGGGGAATCTGGGAGATTTGAAAAATACGCGAGGAGATTTGCTAGTATTCAAATAGTCTCTTTAAAATAGGGGCTTCTCTAAACTCTATTCTCATTACATTTTCAAGAGCTTTATGGCTCGATTAATAGAAAAGTAGATATTCATATGCTTTTATCTTCACAGCGTTGTTCGGTTACAGCTTAGGTAGCCTGTTATGTCGATCCTATGACTTTTAGGCATGCCAAACACGGTGAATGAATCTGATATTCGCACAGGCGAGCATGATGAAACTCAAATTTTCGTGCATGAAGTCGGTTTCGACGGTCAAAGGTAAGCTTTTCCTGCCAGTTTTGTTTGTAAAAACCCTGAGAAATAAGACGTCTTTTTCAACCCCCTTCAGCCAGCCTGTGGAGTACTTGTGAATTGAAGACCCCAAAACACATAAAGAGCCAAAAATCTTATGTCAGCTTAATTTTGATGCAGGCCCGACCCACGGCGACCTCTTGCTCAGGTGCGACAAGAAAAATTGCTTGAACTGCTGGAGGTTCAAATTCGTTCGGAGCCGTTGACAGCTGTGGGTTTTTGCCATTTATTTAGTTCATAAATTTTGGATTTTAAATAATATGGATCATTTTCCTGAAACTCATTGCTGGCGTTGGCCTAAATATAAATTCGAACGCCTAAAAAACCTGCAAACAATTCTAGCAAAAAACAGCTGCCTTTTATCCGTTTTTTTGTCTGCGTTTGCTATTTATGCACTGGCAGGTACTATAGCGCGGCATTAAAAGGTTAGTGCTTAATGATGAAAATACACAATTAATAGATGATGGAATTAATAACCATGAAAAATACAACAACACCTACGTTACAGGGATATGATATAAGAGAATATTTAGGGATAGTGACTGGTGAAGCTATTCTTGGAGCTAATATCTTTAAAGATCTTTTTGCTGGTATTAGGGACTTTGTTGGTGGCCGTTCTAACGCTTACGAAAAAGAACTAATAAAAGCAAGAAAAATTGCATTTAACGAAATGAATAGCACAGCAGAATCTCTTGGTGCCAATGCTGTCGTCGGTATTAATATTGACTATGAAGTTGTCGGTACGAGTAACAGCATGCTTATGGTATCGATTTATGGTACTGCTGTAAAAATTTTCAGCTTGTGATTCTTTATAATCAACTCAAAAATTGTTTTTAGATCTTATTATGGGATTTTAATGAACGATAGAAAAGAAGTTAGCACCAATGTTCACGTTTGCCGGCTGTTTAGCGTCTAGTAGCTGTGTCGCATTAACTGCTTTTGGCTAATATGATAATATTGAATAATTTTTATCCTGTGGTGCCCACCTATGTCTCTGACTAGAAAGGCCTTGAAACATTTACATTATCCGACCCTGAGTCTTGTAAACCTGAAAGAATTGAGCGATGAGATATCCATCATCATGGTCAGCATCATTTTTTCATTAACCTCTAAAATTTTAGGCATGATGTTAACGTGGGTACCTGTGATAATTTCTCCTGGCTCAAGTGATTGAACAGGTTCAGAACCCGGGGTGGTGTTATCTGTTCTGACAGAGGTTTTTCGCAAAGTAAGTCGTCTGTTTTCCAATTTGCATACCAGTAGTGAGTAAATTCGTGGTCATATAATAGTAGAGTGTCTTGACATCGGAAACCTTCACTTGCTCAGACAAGGCCTGAAATAAAAATTGAGAACCCGCCAATTGTGCTGCCCTGCCGGTGGCCGTCTGCAAAATTTTAAAGTCGCCATTGGCTAAATTCGATCCGTCATGAAACGCATTCGTCAAATGAAGACCGTGAAAATAAGCCCAGACACAGTCAATGCCTAACTGGTAAAAGGTTTCTGTTGCACGGTGTACATCATTACTTTAAGCAAGACGTGTTTCGACAGCTTCGCATTTTCATCTCTCAGGTAATCACCAATCCTGTTGACCAATTCTGGGACATCCGTGATTACCACGATGCCTGACTTTTGATTGAGACTGATCCCCCACGCTGGGCGTTAACACGCTCTCGGCGGTTTTTTGGATATCGCCATGGAGGTTATTCGCCATTTTTGTTTCTTGAGAGGTACGTGGGCCGGTTTTGTCGCATTAATATAAATTCATCCATGACCAACCACAAAATAAAGTGTTTTCTTAGAAAAAAACCATAATATAGTGTGTTTATAGCAATTTAAAAATCCTTAATGCGACAGAACTACTAGAAATTATAATAATAACTTATAATTATTATCACTAAAATTAAATCGTTGAGGCATAAGTAAAAGCATGAGAACAATATTTTTAATGATCAATAGGATAAAAAGTCAAACTTAAAAAAGTTGCACCCAGAAAAAGCTTTAATTTTATTTTTAGAAAAAGTATTTTTTAATTTCAATAATTTAACTATTTCACTTTGTTAATTGAGCAATTGCTCAGACCTTGCATATGAATTATCTCTCGGTGAGAGATCACCAAAACAAGTGTATTCTATTTGATAAAAGGAGATTAGCTAGCACGGAAAACTTTTTTGATGAAAGCAAATGAGCCAGCTGATATATTTCAAGTGTTGCTTTGCTTTTTTTTGCGACTTTATTTAGCCAGTCCGTGATCTCGTTTTCCAAGTCCGAAATCTCATTTGCCAGTTGCGCAATCTCATTTGCCAAGCTTTGCCTCTCTTTATCAAACCCATGTTCTAAGCCCCAAATCGTATCTAGCAAGCCCGAAAGCACATTTTGATAATCCGCAATCTCATCATGTTCAATATAAGGGGGTTTATTTAACATAGACAATAAAGGTAGAGCGACTGTCGAAACGTCGTTATTCTTTAACGACTCAATTAATTCACCAGCCAATCTTGCTTTTGTTTTATTACAATCAATACTGTCGATGGTCTTCAGAAGACTGCCCCTTTCATTATTCATATTACTGAGGTACTGATTCAATAAATCAACATTCCATTTAGGGGGTATACCCAGAACTAAAATACCCCGAGAATTTTGGGCTTCAGGGGGATTGGAATAACCGAGCCTAATCTCGTTTACATTGACTTTGCCCAGATCTGCTTCAATGAATAGAGGGAGCAAACATTCTTTTAATTTGGCTTCGCTCAGATTAATCCAACCCATCTTAATCGATCTGAGGTCCACATCGGTCAGATCCACTTCGCTTAAATTCGTTTGATGCATTTTGGCGCCATGCAGCTTTGCTCTCGTCATGTTCGAATATCTTAGATCCGTATTCGTCAGATCGACATTTATCAGATTTGCTCCGATCAGATCCAAACCTTTCAGATCGGAACCCGACAAATCCGCATCACACAACTTTGCACACATCAGATTCGAATTTGTTAAGTTAGCACCACACAGCTTCACACCGCTCAAATCCGTATAGCTGAGATTGATACCTTGCAGGTTCATATTCTCTAAGTTGGCTTTACGTAAATTAAGGGGCACTTCCCAATGCCATTCGTGTTTTAATAGTTGTTTTAAGGCACTGTCTTTTTGTTTTTTTAAATTTTCTATCTCGTCAAGGCTGGCGTCATAAGGTAAGGTTTTTTGCAAAATAATGAATTTAAGACTCATCTCTTTACAAGATTTTAAATAAGATTTTAAAAGTCGTTCAATTTTTTTAAATCGATTACTACTATTCTGATTTTCTAAAGATGACTTCATATGTCACTTACCTTGATGAAAACTTTACGATTCTGGCGCATTGAAAAAAATTTATTCTAACCAAACCAGAATATAATGTGATTATAGAGATGTAAAAACGCTTAATGCGACAGAACCATTTAATGTCCCTTACTAAAACAAATTGAACCTTGATATCTGGGCATGAGAAAAATATACTCCAGTGACATCACCCGTGAGCAATTTGAGCAAATACATCCTCTTGCTTGAACAAGCCCGCAAACGAACTGCCCTGCGCAAATAGACCTTTAGTTCAGGGCTGTCCCATTAAAAATCCTGCATTAATATAGAGTCGAGAAATAAAGAGTTGGGTTCCGGTGATGTTTTGTACATCCCAAAGGAATTTCACCATGAAGCCGCCATGAGTTACTGCCTGAATTTCTGGACAGACAACAGTCTACGTATGATAAGGAACTGGACTGAGTCACTTGCAGATCAAAATCATCGAGGCATTGAGTATGCCCCTCGCCCGATTTACTTCTGCGTGACGACCCACCGAAATTCCGCCTCAAGATATGACCGCTCTCCAAGGCATGATGAGCCAATTTTTACTCCAAAAAAGAGAACATCTGGAAACCTGGTTTGCTCAGGAGATGTTCCAAACTTCCTGTGAGTTACCGAAGGCGCCTTTGGCAGAGGTTTACGCCCCTTCACAGGTTCAAACTTTATTGCAACAGGGAAATCAATTACACCGGTTAATATTCACGGTGCGTGCATTTATCTTCGTTTCACAGAATCCCGTTCTCACTCATGCCATAGCATAGCTTTGGCTGACATCAAAATGAGAAGGATTTTTATAAATACCACTTAGTAGTTGATTTTGATTTACATATGAGCAAGCCTTTATTGACTCTAATTTAAAATCGTATTGAAAACAGTTTTTAAAGCTATTTCCTGGTTTCTTCAGGGAGAAAAGAAAGATTAACTCAGTTTAATGCACAGGAATGTCTGGCGGGGGTGTACTAGCTATCTTTCGAAGATGGTGATATTCCATGTTGACCTGATTTCTCAGCCCTTTAGGTCCCATCTCATTGAGTTCAACCAGGGAATAGCGATGAATGATTTTTTGAAGAAGGGCTTGTTTTGCCGTCTGTTCGTCTAGCTTGGCCATACGTCGGGCGAGCTTGCGTTTTTTATTCATGGCATGCCGGGATTTTCGATATTCAAACGCGCGCTTAATGTGTTGCTCTTTGGCTCGACGACGCGCTTCCCCTAAGGTAATGGACTCTTCTCCTTTCTCCATCAGACCTTTGTTAATCCAGCCCATTTGCTGATGTTGGGCTTTCTCTAACTTTTCTGACGACACATCAAATAATAAAAAGAATAACGGGGTGAGCGTAATGAGTTTGGGAATATAGCTTTCCATAATTCTATCCCAGACCTTTTCGCAGTCCACAAAACCCATGGGCTCTAGAAAATCGGTGAGTAAACGGGAGGCGCGCGTAATCGATTTATTGCCCGCGTCTGAGACTGTAGACAACCCACATTCATCCGACAGTTGCTCCACCGACGCCATCACTAAACCAGAGGCAATATTAAAATGGTAGAGCATGGCTAACGCCATCGCCCTTAAGCAGTAAAGTTCGTTAATATCTTGCATAAGTGCCTCGTTATTTCGTGATGAATAATGTCTGCAAACATCATTATCTTGAAGTACGAGGCACTTATCTATTCTTGATCAAAAATTTAGAGAAAATAAACGTCAATTCCTTATCCCGAATTCAGGTTAGTTAGGCTTTCATTCTCGCTTAGCACAAAAAAATTACTCCTCTTGCACCGAGAAGGTGGCAATAAGGTTTCGGATCAAACTTACCCTGTTTCAAGGGACTTCTGTGGTGCAACTTTCACGTCGCACGTGCTCCAGTAAACAATATAAATACCCGTCCTTTCCGAGGCTGTCGCAAAAGCTCATTTTAAAGGGGCGATGCGCTCAGGGAGTCAAATTCGGAGAGTCAAACGAGATAGGAGCGGGTTTATCTTGAGGGCGCATTTCACAGACCCGTTTCTGCTGAAGGGAGTCTGTTAACGTCAAGGAAGTTTCCCCCATTTCATTCAAATCTCGAACCAACGAACACGCTTTCTCAACGTACTCCCGCGGACCCGAGAAAA harbors:
- a CDS encoding IS630 transposase-related protein; protein product: MVKTNRAKTLCPRRRKIDKDERQYPDAYQRERAARFGLRQKSICQALKRWRLTYKKMRGHPKADEKTRHLFQDKIARYQKQVKPLVYSMKETLPTTCQPLRIFSTRSALFWVPRLAG
- the bla gene encoding class A beta-lactamase yields the protein MESFRLTLISIFAAFSLPALAHQATIDKVKESERQLNARVGYVELDLANGQILNTYRPEERFPMMSTFKVLLCGAVLSRVDAGLEQLDRRIKYRQSDLVKYSPMTKQHLADGMTVAELCSAAITVSDNTAANLLLSTIGGPKGLTSFLQKTGDQVTRLDRWETELNQALPGDERDTTTPKIMAQTLHNLLTGKILSVKSRQQLQTWMVMNKVGGPLLRSVLPANWFIADKTGAGNHGSRGIIAALGADGKPSRIVVIYLTETQATMDERNKQIAEIGASLIKNWYS
- a CDS encoding heavy metal-binding domain-containing protein is translated as MKNTTTPTLQGYDIREYLGIVTGEAILGANIFKDLFAGIRDFVGGRSNAYEKELIKARKIAFNEMNSTAESLGANAVVGINIDYEVVGTSNSMLMVSIYGTAVKIFSL
- a CDS encoding pentapeptide repeat-containing protein: MSLKFIILQKTLPYDASLDEIENLKKQKDSALKQLLKHEWHWEVPLNLRKANLENMNLQGINLSYTDLSGVKLCGANLTNSNLMCAKLCDADLSGSDLKGLDLIGANLINVDLTNTDLRYSNMTRAKLHGAKMHQTNLSEVDLTDVDLRSIKMGWINLSEAKLKECLLPLFIEADLGKVNVNEIRLGYSNPPEAQNSRGILVLGIPPKWNVDLLNQYLSNMNNERGSLLKTIDSIDCNKTKARLAGELIESLKNNDVSTVALPLLSMLNKPPYIEHDEIADYQNVLSGLLDTIWGLEHGFDKERQSLANEIAQLANEISDLENEITDWLNKVAKKSKATLEIYQLAHLLSSKKFSVLANLLLSNRIHLFW
- the repA gene encoding plasmid replication initiator RepA, translated to MQDINELYCLRAMALAMLYHFNIASGLVMASVEQLSDECGLSTVSDAGNKSITRASRLLTDFLEPMGFVDCEKVWDRIMESYIPKLITLTPLFFLLFDVSSEKLEKAQHQQMGWINKGLMEKGEESITLGEARRRAKEQHIKRAFEYRKSRHAMNKKRKLARRMAKLDEQTAKQALLQKIIHRYSLVELNEMGPKGLRNQVNMEYHHLRKIASTPPPDIPVH